A genomic window from Spiroplasma helicoides includes:
- the dnaN gene encoding DNA polymerase III subunit beta yields the protein MYFEINRNYFIDEISKCNRIVDYKSVSPALTGIFIEVDSDKISLVSTNQTLSIKTNIFADTNDLKIKETGSFLIRGKNFIEILRRMDDEVISMNKVETNLITLSGEKSEFMLNVMDEQDFPTISFKEIGSMIEVETSDIKKSLNQTIISVDEYNQKIVLQGINFQIDSSILYITGTDGKRVSRKKIELGEVYNDRFVANVPFKSVSEIMKLLSDKGKTKILVSDNFVTFTINNSIIQSTVLEGNFPDVNGVFPKDFNSTIYVENKKFLKLISRADIPSEENSSTVVNFILSGETICIKSNIQQIGSFEEEFKEFELKGLEEQNIFFNSKYLLDALRSFETKTIEINFLDSKAPIVVVSSEDPSLSQIILPMFSS from the coding sequence ATGTATTTTGAGATAAATAGAAATTACTTTATTGATGAAATTTCGAAGTGTAATAGAATCGTTGATTATAAATCAGTTTCTCCTGCTCTTACAGGAATTTTTATTGAGGTGGATTCAGATAAAATTTCTTTGGTTTCTACTAATCAAACTTTATCTATTAAGACAAATATTTTTGCAGATACCAATGATCTTAAAATAAAAGAAACTGGAAGCTTTCTAATAAGAGGTAAAAATTTTATAGAAATTTTGAGAAGAATGGATGATGAAGTTATTTCAATGAATAAAGTTGAAACTAATTTAATTACTCTTTCTGGGGAAAAATCAGAGTTTATGTTAAATGTTATGGATGAACAAGATTTCCCAACAATTTCTTTTAAAGAGATTGGTTCAATGATTGAAGTGGAAACTAGCGATATTAAAAAATCGTTAAACCAAACAATAATTTCTGTTGATGAATATAATCAAAAAATAGTTTTACAAGGAATTAATTTTCAGATAGATTCAAGTATTTTATACATAACAGGTACTGATGGGAAAAGAGTTTCAAGAAAAAAAATTGAGCTTGGTGAAGTATACAACGACAGATTTGTAGCAAATGTTCCTTTCAAAAGTGTTTCAGAAATCATGAAACTTTTGTCGGATAAAGGTAAAACAAAAATTCTTGTTAGTGATAATTTTGTTACATTTACAATCAATAATTCGATCATTCAATCAACAGTTTTAGAGGGAAATTTTCCTGATGTTAATGGAGTATTTCCAAAAGATTTCAACAGTACAATATATGTAGAAAATAAAAAGTTTTTAAAACTAATTTCAAGAGCTGATATACCAAGTGAAGAAAATTCTTCAACAGTTGTTAATTTTATTTTAAGTGGCGAAACAATTTGTATAAAATCTAATATCCAACAAATAGGAAGTTTTGAAGAAGAATTTAAAGAATTTGAACTTAAAGGTTTAGAAGAACAAAATATATTTTTCAATTCAAAATACTTATTAGATGCTTTAAGAAGTTTTGAGACAAAAACAATTGAAATAAATTTTTTAGATAGTAAGGCTCCGATTGTTGTTGTTTCTTCTGAAGATCCTTCATTAAGTCAAATAATCCTACCTATGTTTTCTAGTTAG